A single genomic interval of Camelina sativa cultivar DH55 chromosome 11, Cs, whole genome shotgun sequence harbors:
- the LOC104723230 gene encoding uncharacterized protein LOC104723230, which produces MEQEAERSTNVVASTSEGSDLSPIARVKKLLFRQMLVGTKDGRFFLGNFHCIDKQGNIILQDTVEYRSIRRSSPSPTEQRCLGMILIPSSCRTSCHVDCSIEEQLSLIQLK; this is translated from the coding sequence ATGGAacaagaagcagagagaagcaCCAACGTTGTTGCGTCGACCTCTGAAGGGTCGGATCTATCTCCGATTGCACGAGTGAAGAAGCTCTTGTTCCGTCAGATGCTAGTAGGAACCAAAGACGGGAGATTCTTCCTTGGCAATTTCCATTGTATTGACAAGCAAGGAAACATTATTCTCCAAGACACTGTTGAGTACCGAAGCATAAGAAGATCGTCTCCTTCACCTACTGAACAGCGTTGTCTCGGTATGATCTTAATCCCTTCCTCTTGCAGGACGTCTTGCCATGTCGATTGTTCTATCGAGGAACAGCTTTCATTGATTCAGCTGAAATAG
- the LOC104723231 gene encoding protease Do-like 5, chloroplastic, which yields MSIALASSKAFSSIFYTVAPINRSNFVLACSGSNHIDVVDRRRRRIVIFGSSLALASTLLGSNLQILPVESAIAMEKLKEKEDELEEEEDRNVNLFQKTSSSVVYIEDIELPKTSSGDFTNDEENAKIEGTGSGFVWDKLGHIVTNYHVIAKLATDQIGLQRCKVSLVEATGTRFTKDGKIVGLDPDNDLAVLKIETEGRELNPVVLGTSNDLRVGQSCYAIGNPYGYENTLTIGVVSGLGREIPSPNGKSIREAIQTDADINSGNSGGPLLDSYGHTIGVNTATFTRKGSGMSSGVNFAIPIDTVVRTVPYLIVYGTAYRDRF from the exons atgTCTATTGCTCTTGCTTCTTCCAAAGCTTTTTCGTCAATCTTCTATACTGTAGCTCCAATTAACCGGTCGAATTTTGTGTTAGCTTGCTCCGGTTCGAATCATATAGACGTCGttgatcggagaagaagaagaatcgtcATCTTCGGTTCGAGTTTGGCTCTCGCGTCGACTCTGCTTGGTTCCAATTTACAGATACTACCGGTGGAATCTGCGATCGCAATGGAGAAATTgaaggagaaagaagatgagcttgaggaagaagaagatagaaatgTCAATCTCTTCCAG aaaactTCGTCGTCTGTTGTTTACATAGAAGACATTGAGCTGCCCAAAACGTCTTCTGGTGATTTTACTAATGATGAGGAAAATGCAAAGATTGAAGGCACAGGTTCAGGCTTCGTTTGGGATAAGCTTGGTCACATT GTAACAAACTATCATGTCATTGCCAAGTTAGCTACAGATCAGATTGGTTTACAACGTTGTAAG GTGTCTCTAGTTGAGGCTACAGGAACAAGATTCACCAAGGACGGGAAAATTGTGGGTCTTGATCCAGATAATGATCTAGCTGTGTTGAAG ATTGAAACCGAGGGTCGCGAACTAAATCCAGTTGTTCTTGGTACCTCGAATGACCTACGCGTAGGTCAAAGTTGCTACGCGATTGGGAACCCATATGGATATGAAAACACCTTGACAATAGGG GTAGTGAGTGGGTTGGGAAGAGAGATACCTTCACCTAATGGGAAGAGTATTCGAGAAGCTATCCAAACAGATGCTGATATTAACTCAG GTAATTCTGGAGGGCCATTGCTTGATTCTTATGGCCATACTATAGGCGTGAACACTGCAACGTTCACCCGAAAAG gaAGTGGTATGTCTTCCGGTGTGAACTTTGCTATTCCCATTGACACAGTTGTCCGAACAGTACCCTACCTCATTGTGTATGGAACAGCTTACAGAGACAGATTCTGA
- the LOC104723232 gene encoding peroxisomal (S)-2-hydroxy-acid oxidase GLO5, producing MEITNVMEYEKIAKEKLPKMVYDYYASGAEDQWTLQENRNAFSRILFRPRILIDVSKIDVSTTVLGFNISMPIMIAPTAMQKMAHPDGELATARATSAAGTIMTLSSWATCSVEEVASTGPGIRFFQLYVYKDRNVVRQLVKRAEEAGFKAIALTVDTPRLGRRESDIKNRFALPRGLTLKNFEGLDLGKIVKTDDSGLASYVAGQVDQSLSWKDIKWLQSITSLPILVKGVITAEDARVAVEYGAAGIIVSNHGARQLDYVPATIMALEEVVKAVEGRIPVFLDGGVRRGTDVFKALALGASGVFVGRPSLFSLAADGEAGVRKMLQMLRDEFELTMALSGCCSLREISRNHIKTDWDTPHYLPAKL from the exons atggagaTAACAAACGTGATGGAATATGAGAAGATAGCAAAGGAGAAATTACCAAAGATGGTTTATGATTACTATGCATCAGGTGCTGAGGATCAATGGACGCTTCAGGAGAACCGAAACGCTTTCTCTAGGATCTT ATTTAGGCCACGGATTCTTATCGATGTTAGCAAGATTGACGTGAGCACTACGGTTTTAGGGTTTAACATTTCTATGCCGATCATGATTGCTCCTACTGCTATGCAGAAAATGGCCCATCCTGATG GTGAGCTTGCAACCGCGAGAGCTACTTCTGCTGCTGGAACAATTATG ACATTATCGTCATGGGCTACTTGTagtgttgaggaagttgctTCCACAGGACCCGGGATTCGTTTTTTCCAACTTTAT GTGTATAAGGATAGAAATGTGGTAAGACAGCTTGTAaaaagagctgaagaagctgGATTTAAAGCGATCGCTCTTACCGTTGATACTCCAAGGCTTGGAAGAAGAGAATCCGACATCAAAAACAG ATTTGCGCTTCCTCGAGGTCTTACGTTGAAGAACTTCGAAGGGTTGGATCTTGGGAAAATAGTCAAG ACTGATGACTCAGGGCTAGCTTCATATGTTGCTGGTCAAGTTGATCAGTCACTAAGTTGGAAG GATATAAAGTGGCTACAATCTATCACAAGCTTGCCAATTCTTGTCAAGGGTGTTATTACAGCTGAGGATG CAAGAGTTGCTGTTGAATATGGAGCTGCAGGGATAATAGTCTCTAATCACGGAGCTCGTCAGCTCGATTATGTCCCTGCAACTATCATGGCCCTGGAAGAG GTAGTGAAAGCCGTGGAGGGTCGGATACCAGTTTTTCTTGACGGTGGGGTTCGCCGTGGAACCGATGTCTTTAAGGCCTTGGCTCTTGGCGCTTCAGGTGTCTTT GTTGGGAGGCCGAGCTTGTTCTCGCTTGCAGCGGATGGAGAAGCGGGAGTGAGAAAGATGCTGCAAATGCTAAGAGACGAGTTTGAGCTGACAATGGCACTTAGTGGCTGCTGTTCTCTGAGAGAGATCAGTCGAAACCACATCAAGACTGATTGGGACACTCCTCATTACCTCCCGGCCAAGCTGTAG
- the LOC104723233 gene encoding 9-cis-epoxycarotenoid dioxygenase NCED2, chloroplastic-like, which produces MVSLLTMPMSGAAKTWPQTQTDLGFRPIKRKPNVVIKCTVQIDVTDLTQKRQLFTPRTTATPPQHNPLRLNIFQKAAAIAIDAAERVLISREQDTPLPKTADPRVQIAGNYSPVPESPVRRNLTVEGTIPDCIDGAYVRNGANPMFEPIAGHHLFDGDGMVHAVKITNGSASYACRFTKTERLVQEKRLGRPVFPKAIGELHGHSGVARLMLFYARGLCGLINNQNGVGVANAGLVYFNNRLLAMSEDDLPYQLKITQTGDLQTVGRYDFDGQLNSAMIAHPKLDPVTKELHSLSYDVVKKPYLKYFRFSPDGVKSPELEIPLETPTMIHDFAITENYVVIPDQQVVFKLGEMISGKSPVVFDGEKVSRLGIMHKDATEASEIIWVNSPETFCFHLWNAWESPETEEIVVIGSCMTPADSIFNERDESLRSVLSEIRINLRTREATRRALLVNNEDVNLEIGMVNRNRLGRKTRFAFLAIADPWPKVSGFAKVDLSTGEMKKYIYGGEKYGGEPFFLPGGDGGENEDDGYIFCHVHDEEKETSELQIINAGSLELEATIKLPSRVPYGFHGTFVDSSELVDQL; this is translated from the coding sequence ATGGTCTCTCTTCTTACAATGCCGATGAGTGGTGCTGCTAAAACATGGCCTCAAACCCAAACTGATTTGGGCTTTCGGCCCATTAAAAGAAAGCCGAATGTTGTTATTAAATGCACGGTGCAGATCGACGTTACGGACTTAACCCAAAAACGCCAGTTATTTACACCTCGAACCACCGCGACTCCGCCTCAGCATAATCCTCTCCGGCTTAACATTTTCCAAAAAGCGGCGGCCATCGCCATCGACGCCGCTGAGCGCGTTTTGATCTCACGTGAGCAAGATACTCCTCTTCCCAAAACCGCCGATCCACGTGTTCAAATCGCCGGAAACTATTCTCCGGTACCTGAATCCCCCGTCCGGCGAAACCTCACCGTTGAAGGAACAATCCCTGACTGCATTGACGGAGCTTATGTCCGTAACGGCGCAAATCCGATGTTCGAGCCTATAGCCGGGCACCATTTATTCGACGGAGACGGTATGGTTCACGCCGTTAAAATAACTAACGGTTCAGCTAGCTACGCGTGCCGGTTTACTAAAACCGAGAGATTGGTTCAGGAAAAACGATTGGGTCGACCGGTGTTCCCGAAAGCAATCGGCGAGCTTCACGGCCACTCGGGAGTCGCACGTTTGATGCTGTTTTATGCGCGTGGGCTTTGCGGTCTCATCAACAACCAAAACGGCGTCGGAGTAGCAAACGCCGGTTTGGTTTACTTCAATAACCGGCTTTTAGCTATGTCAGAAGACGATTTACCTTACCAATTAAAAATAACTCAAACCGGCGATCTCCAAACCGTTGGACGTTACGACTTCGACGGTCAGTTAAATTCCGCAATGATCGCCCACCCGAAACTCGACCCGGTTACGAAGGAGCTTCACTCGTTAAGCTACGACGTCGTCAAGAAGCCTTACCTGAAATACTTCAGATTCTCGCCGGACGGCGTTAAATCGCCGGAATTGGAGATCCCGCTCGAAACCCCGACGATGATCCACGATTTCGCAATTACGGAGAATTACGTGGTGATTCCAGACCAGCAAGTCGTGTTTAAGCTCGGCGAGATGATTTCCGGTAAATCTCCGGTGGTTTTCGACGGAGAAAAGGTTTCGCGGTTGGGGATAATGCACAAAGACGCGACGGAGGCTTCTGAGATCATATGGGTGAATTCGCCGGAGACGTTCTGTTTCCATCTCTGGAACGCGTGGGAATCACCGGAGACGGAGGAGATCGTGGTGATCGGGTCGTGTATGACGCCGGCGGATTCGATCTTTAACGAGAGAGACGAGAGCTTGAGAAGCGTCTTGTCAGAGATCAGGATAAACCTCAGGACGCGTGAAGCCACGCGCCGGGCTTTGTTGGTTAATAACGAGGATGTGAATTTAGAGATCGGTATGGTTAACCGGAACCGGTTAGGTAGAAAAACCCGGTTCGCGTTTTTGGCTATCGCTGATCCTTGGCCGAAAGTTTCCGGTTTCGCTAAGGTCGATCTTTCCACCGGAGAGATGAAAAAGTACATTTACGGCGGGGAGAAATACGGCGGTGAACCGTTTTTCTTGCCCGGTGGTGACGGCGGAGAAAATGAAGATGACGGTTATATATTTTGTCACGTTCATGACGAAGAAAAAGAGACGTCGGAGCTTCAGATTATTAATGCCGGTAGTTTAGAGCTTGAAGCTACGATTAAGCTACCGTCTAGAGTACCGTATGGGTTCCATGGCACATTTGTGGATTCGAGTGAACTCGTGgatcaattataa